A stretch of the Archangium violaceum genome encodes the following:
- a CDS encoding lysylphosphatidylglycerol synthase transmembrane domain-containing protein, with translation MALYGVGLLTAGVCLFWTFRTVDLKHAWEAVALLGPWLPLTFLPFLFSLGFDGLGWSRILSALGRRVEPLRLAAIRVSVEALCISLPGGALFAETLKPVLLKNRHHVPLDEGVSVIAARKCFIILAHGLYLGLGALFGWRFLADGSQRVLGVSGLPLLLAGASVALLSIALVSRWLIRGGLAGWLGRLLGRFPLRAVQRWVEERRTAFEQADGHLGRALAPRQLALPALLYVGMWLCEATETFLLLRLFGFDVAWSDALAIESVMSVLKVLAFFVPAGLGVQDAGYAAFIAGMSGSQALHLAAAFALVKRARELFFLGLGYALLMLRTRRVPRQSPAAA, from the coding sequence ATGGCGCTCTACGGGGTGGGACTGCTCACCGCCGGAGTGTGCCTGTTCTGGACCTTCCGCACGGTCGACCTGAAGCATGCGTGGGAGGCGGTGGCCCTGCTCGGCCCGTGGCTGCCGCTCACCTTCCTCCCCTTCCTCTTCTCCCTGGGCTTCGACGGCCTGGGCTGGAGCCGCATCCTCTCCGCGCTCGGACGCCGGGTGGAGCCGCTGCGCCTCGCCGCCATCCGCGTCTCCGTCGAGGCCCTGTGCATCAGCCTCCCTGGGGGCGCCCTCTTCGCCGAGACGCTCAAGCCCGTCCTGCTCAAGAACCGCCACCACGTGCCGCTCGACGAGGGCGTGAGCGTCATCGCCGCCCGGAAGTGCTTCATCATCCTGGCCCACGGGCTGTACCTGGGCCTCGGCGCGCTGTTCGGCTGGCGGTTCCTCGCCGACGGCTCCCAGCGCGTGCTCGGCGTCTCCGGGCTCCCGCTGCTCCTGGCCGGCGCCTCCGTGGCCCTGCTCTCCATCGCCCTGGTGTCGAGGTGGCTCATCCGCGGCGGACTGGCCGGCTGGCTCGGGCGCCTGCTGGGGCGCTTCCCCCTCCGTGCCGTCCAGCGCTGGGTGGAGGAGCGCCGGACGGCCTTCGAGCAGGCGGACGGTCACCTCGGACGTGCCCTGGCGCCCCGCCAGCTCGCGCTCCCCGCGCTGCTCTACGTCGGCATGTGGTTGTGCGAGGCCACCGAGACCTTCCTGCTGCTGCGCCTGTTCGGCTTCGACGTGGCCTGGAGCGACGCGCTCGCCATCGAGTCCGTCATGTCCGTGCTCAAGGTGCTCGCCTTCTTCGTCCCCGCCGGGCTCGGCGTGCAGGACGCGGGCTATGCCGCCTTCATCGCCGGCATGTCCGGCTCCCAGGCGCTCCACCTCGCCGCCGCCTTCGCCCTGGTCAAGCGCGCTCGGGAGCTGTTCTTCCTGGGACTCGGCTACGCGTTGCTGATGCTGCGCACCCGCCGGGTTCCGCGCCAGAGCCCCGCGGCGGCCTGA
- a CDS encoding metallophosphoesterase family protein, with protein MRIAVISDLHLGQRDVVDHFGHEDTAFLRFLRFLEGNFERIVLLGDIYETLTSRMPSRQAAELRAAREAHPELVRRFELPQYHYVHGNHDLIAGRVLAAPEHLMLEADGVRMLFTHGHHHDWMIRRARWLSEAAVWAGAWLRRWSLGAVFRAFDALDQRMRGAAEDPSRCTFQRWALGRAHESAADIVVTGHTHLGMRVPHGNRLFLNSGTCSQGRFSFLSLDTKAGEYAHHASW; from the coding sequence ATGCGCATCGCGGTGATTTCGGATCTCCACCTGGGCCAGCGGGATGTGGTGGACCACTTCGGTCACGAGGACACGGCGTTCCTGCGCTTCCTGCGCTTCCTCGAGGGAAACTTCGAGCGGATCGTCCTGCTGGGGGACATCTACGAAACGCTGACGTCCCGGATGCCCAGCAGGCAGGCGGCCGAGTTGAGGGCGGCGCGCGAGGCGCATCCGGAGCTGGTGCGCCGCTTCGAGCTGCCCCAGTACCACTACGTGCACGGCAACCACGATCTGATCGCCGGGCGGGTGCTGGCGGCACCGGAGCACCTGATGTTGGAGGCGGATGGGGTGCGGATGCTCTTCACGCACGGCCACCACCACGACTGGATGATCCGCCGGGCGCGCTGGCTGTCGGAGGCGGCGGTGTGGGCCGGGGCGTGGCTGCGGCGCTGGAGCCTGGGCGCGGTGTTCCGGGCCTTCGACGCGTTGGATCAGCGGATGAGGGGCGCGGCGGAGGATCCCTCGCGGTGCACCTTCCAGCGGTGGGCGCTGGGGCGGGCCCACGAGAGCGCGGCGGACATCGTGGTGACGGGGCACACGCACCTGGGCATGCGGGTGCCGCACGGGAACCGGCTCTTCCTCAACAGCGGCACGTGCTCGCAGGGGCGGTTCTCGTTCCTGAGCCTGGACACAAAGGCCGGCGAGTACGCGCACCACGCCTCGTGGTGA
- a CDS encoding carboxypeptidase-like regulatory domain-containing protein: protein MRQSPSRFTTSVLLAALVTGCAGGYDNDTFIGCRSDSECDEDEVCFIDGCGNPGKDIVVEVVPNPKAGQHAQDFRVDDLRSQQNIELLDPASLQGQVLVQGTSSTSGYPASVTLRMTGESLLIPGVMRYHESTFVPQNGGYSLPVASGRYSVTLLATNSEQPPLTSTRDVQPGRAVSLDFLLPDTSRLVRLSGKVVDQKGNPMDVDMEVQALDDQLRPLSQRVLATRLAGMFTLALPPAAALRDTVILQVLPTSAASLVPQKLFTVSPRPDLQQTLSMGDYGEPVRFQGRVLDRAGQPVPQATVYLAGGVGGGGQYRSQTVLTDDKGDFELLTLPSGSSSSMTLSVIPPSGSSAGYTQRYVSVPRVSVTQTPDVVCQERMKVRGSLLKPSDSRPAAGVRVVAEPIEALPGWPRPAVSVEAPRPTDENGNFELALDPGRYRFDFIPTEDLPIVSRIVLVRPEEDALSTGTLELTPFTLSKGRRVTGRISFNGERLARSSAPYASIRFFRVVEVEGKPSPLLLAQTLTDQNGNYSTTLPAR from the coding sequence ATGAGACAGAGCCCCTCCAGGTTCACCACGTCCGTGCTGCTGGCGGCGCTCGTCACGGGCTGCGCCGGGGGTTACGACAACGACACCTTCATCGGCTGCCGGAGCGACAGCGAGTGCGACGAGGATGAGGTGTGCTTCATCGACGGGTGCGGAAACCCCGGCAAGGACATCGTCGTGGAGGTGGTCCCCAATCCCAAGGCGGGCCAACACGCCCAGGACTTCCGGGTGGACGACCTGCGGAGCCAGCAGAACATCGAACTGCTCGATCCAGCCTCGCTCCAGGGCCAGGTGCTCGTGCAGGGGACCTCCTCCACCAGTGGCTATCCGGCCTCCGTCACCCTGCGCATGACGGGCGAGAGCCTGCTCATCCCCGGCGTGATGCGCTACCACGAGAGCACCTTCGTGCCCCAGAACGGCGGCTACTCGCTGCCGGTGGCCTCGGGGCGCTACAGCGTGACCCTGCTCGCCACCAACTCCGAGCAGCCGCCCCTCACCAGCACCCGTGACGTACAGCCGGGCCGCGCGGTGTCGCTGGACTTCCTCCTGCCCGACACCTCCCGGCTCGTCCGGCTCTCCGGGAAGGTGGTGGACCAGAAGGGGAATCCCATGGACGTCGACATGGAGGTGCAGGCCCTGGACGACCAGCTGCGCCCCCTGTCCCAGCGCGTCCTGGCGACACGCCTCGCGGGGATGTTCACCCTGGCGCTCCCGCCCGCGGCCGCGCTGCGGGACACGGTCATCCTCCAGGTGCTGCCCACCTCCGCGGCGTCCCTGGTGCCGCAGAAGCTGTTCACCGTGAGCCCCCGCCCGGACCTCCAGCAGACGCTGTCGATGGGGGACTACGGCGAGCCGGTGCGATTCCAGGGCCGCGTGCTGGACCGGGCCGGACAGCCCGTCCCGCAGGCCACGGTGTACCTGGCGGGCGGAGTGGGAGGCGGCGGCCAGTACCGCTCCCAGACGGTGCTCACCGACGACAAGGGCGACTTCGAGCTCCTCACCCTCCCGAGCGGCTCCAGCTCCTCGATGACCCTCTCCGTCATCCCGCCGTCGGGCTCGAGCGCCGGCTACACGCAGAGGTACGTCAGCGTGCCCCGCGTCAGCGTGACCCAGACGCCGGACGTGGTGTGCCAGGAGCGGATGAAGGTGCGCGGCTCCCTCCTGAAGCCCAGTGATTCACGGCCGGCCGCCGGCGTGAGGGTGGTGGCCGAGCCGATCGAGGCGCTGCCCGGCTGGCCCCGGCCCGCCGTCAGCGTCGAGGCCCCTCGCCCCACGGATGAAAACGGCAACTTCGAGCTCGCGCTGGATCCGGGCCGGTACCGCTTCGACTTCATCCCCACCGAGGATCTCCCGATCGTCAGCCGCATCGTGCTGGTGCGCCCCGAGGAGGACGCCCTCTCCACCGGGACGCTGGAGCTCACCCCCTTCACCCTCTCCAAGGGCCGCCGCGTCACCGGGCGGATCAGCTTCAACGGCGAGAGGCTGGCGCGCTCGTCCGCGCCCTACGCGTCCATCCGCTTCTTCCGTGTGGTGGAGGTGGAGGGCAAGCCGTCCCCCCTGCTGCTCGCGCAGACGCTGACGGACCAGAACGGCAACTACTCCACCACCCTGCCCGCGCGCTGA
- the argC gene encoding N-acetyl-gamma-glutamyl-phosphate reductase, which translates to MHKTAIGIIGASGYSGIEATHILAAHEKVELRLVTSDRWQGEAVGRRLGIAGATGQLRYAPLDKSAELARECAAVFLATPAESSLHLVPGLLEAGVRVIDLSGAFRLRDTASYPAFYNFTHSAPGLLEQAAYGLPELFRERIPSARLVANPGCYATACALSVAPLLRAGLLDEGSVIFDAASGTTGAGRKGSEDMSFSEVDEDFRAYRVLRHQHTPEIAQTLAGVAGRTVPLTFTAHLLPLKRGILVTAYARLRPGATAAEARAALEQAYGSSPFVTVESSPDAVNLKSVVGTNRCSVALAADTSGFDPGRVVVTAAIDNLVKGAAGQAVQNLNLMMGWEETLGLSTLRAFSP; encoded by the coding sequence ATGCATAAGACGGCGATCGGCATCATTGGCGCGTCCGGGTACTCCGGCATCGAGGCGACCCACATCCTGGCGGCCCACGAGAAGGTGGAGCTGCGGCTGGTGACCAGCGACAGGTGGCAGGGCGAGGCCGTGGGCCGCCGTCTGGGCATCGCGGGAGCCACCGGGCAGCTGCGCTACGCGCCGTTGGACAAGAGCGCCGAGCTGGCCCGCGAGTGCGCGGCCGTCTTCCTGGCCACGCCGGCCGAGTCCTCCCTGCACCTGGTGCCCGGGCTGCTGGAGGCGGGCGTGCGGGTGATCGATCTGTCGGGAGCGTTCCGGCTGCGGGACACGGCCAGCTACCCGGCCTTCTACAACTTCACCCACTCGGCGCCCGGGCTGCTGGAGCAGGCCGCCTATGGCCTGCCGGAGCTCTTCCGCGAGCGGATTCCCAGCGCGCGGCTCGTGGCCAACCCGGGCTGCTACGCCACCGCCTGCGCGCTGTCCGTGGCGCCGCTGCTGCGGGCCGGACTGCTGGACGAGGGCTCGGTCATCTTCGACGCCGCCTCGGGCACCACGGGCGCCGGCCGCAAGGGCTCGGAGGACATGAGCTTCAGCGAGGTGGACGAGGACTTCCGCGCCTACCGCGTGCTGCGCCACCAGCACACGCCGGAGATCGCCCAGACGCTCGCGGGCGTGGCCGGCCGCACCGTGCCCCTCACCTTCACCGCGCACCTGCTGCCGCTCAAGCGCGGCATCCTCGTCACCGCCTACGCGCGCCTTCGCCCGGGTGCCACCGCCGCCGAGGCCCGCGCCGCCCTGGAGCAGGCCTATGGCTCCAGCCCCTTCGTGACGGTGGAGTCCTCGCCGGACGCGGTGAACCTCAAGAGCGTGGTGGGCACCAACCGCTGCTCGGTCGCCCTGGCCGCCGACACCTCCGGCTTCGATCCGGGCCGCGTGGTGGTGACGGCCGCCATCGACAACCTCGTGAAGGGGGCGGCCGGTCAGGCCGTCCAGAACCTCAACCTCATGATGGGTTGGGAGGAGACGCTCGGCCTCTCCACCTTGAGGGCGTTCTCTCCGTGA
- the argJ gene encoding bifunctional glutamate N-acetyltransferase/amino-acid acetyltransferase ArgJ has translation MKVPLGFSFAGIHAGIKPQRKDVALVYSDTPCSAAGCFTANKARAAPVQDAQDRLPASGIQAVVVNSGNANALTGPAGLEAVRTVREEMGRVLSIPPSAVLAASTGVIGHPLPVPKVLAVLGPLKDALRPTPDAAAEAIMTTDTRPKQAWRSVSIGGRDVTVSAIYKGSGMMHPSLATVIAVITTDCAIQPGALAVALREAVSTTFNSLTVDGDMSPNDTVYALANGRAGNPLITDPGPELRVLTTTLSDLCLEMAREIASDGEGATKLLEVEVTGAPDTAIAQDLARAVAGSTLVKAAVFGADPNWGRVLATVGARAGTQGYDIDPYSAHVRIQGTSVYQGAPRPYDPVLLKARMREPEVRVEVHLNSGEGASVAWGCDLSYDYVKINADYTSLIVPRPDGGVGKDDRLANYSPAFKTTLLVEALSYISRFRGRRCVIRYGGAAMVKESLKQAFCRDIELLRSAGLQPIIVHGGGPELTRTLDKLGLRQEGALITDDSGLRVVEMVISGSVNSELVTLLNNMGDRAVGLSGKDGALLRARRIPGDDGRSREHVGEVTRVNHEFLEMLLAQGYVPVISPMGLGEDGQTYDLGSDAVAAEIANALKAHKLIFLHDAPGILRGEEFFNELTSAELERHLAEGAFSGSMRTRATMALKALGGGVERVHVIDGRVPHSLIAELFTDKGVGTLVTR, from the coding sequence GTGAAGGTTCCGCTCGGCTTCTCGTTCGCCGGCATCCACGCTGGCATCAAGCCCCAACGCAAGGACGTGGCGCTCGTCTACAGCGATACGCCCTGCTCGGCCGCGGGCTGCTTCACGGCCAACAAGGCCCGCGCCGCTCCGGTCCAGGACGCCCAGGACCGCCTGCCCGCCTCGGGCATCCAGGCCGTCGTCGTCAACTCGGGCAACGCCAACGCCCTCACCGGCCCCGCCGGACTGGAAGCCGTGCGCACCGTGCGGGAGGAGATGGGCCGCGTCCTCTCCATTCCCCCGTCCGCCGTGCTCGCCGCCTCCACGGGGGTGATCGGCCACCCGCTGCCCGTGCCCAAGGTGCTGGCCGTGCTCGGACCGCTCAAGGACGCCCTGCGCCCCACGCCCGATGCCGCCGCCGAGGCCATCATGACCACCGACACGCGCCCCAAGCAGGCATGGCGCTCGGTGAGCATCGGCGGCCGGGACGTGACGGTCTCCGCCATCTACAAGGGCTCGGGGATGATGCACCCGTCGCTGGCCACGGTGATCGCCGTCATCACCACGGACTGCGCCATCCAGCCGGGAGCGCTCGCGGTCGCCCTGCGCGAGGCGGTGTCCACCACCTTCAACAGCCTGACGGTGGATGGGGACATGAGCCCCAACGACACCGTCTACGCGCTGGCCAACGGCCGGGCCGGCAACCCGCTCATCACGGATCCGGGGCCGGAGCTGCGCGTGCTCACCACCACGCTGTCGGACCTGTGCCTGGAGATGGCGCGGGAGATCGCCTCCGACGGCGAGGGCGCCACCAAGCTGCTGGAGGTGGAGGTGACGGGTGCGCCCGACACGGCCATCGCCCAGGACCTGGCGCGCGCCGTGGCGGGCTCCACCCTGGTGAAGGCCGCCGTCTTCGGGGCCGATCCCAACTGGGGCCGCGTGCTCGCCACCGTGGGCGCGCGCGCCGGTACCCAGGGCTACGACATCGATCCGTACTCGGCCCACGTGCGCATCCAGGGGACCTCCGTCTACCAGGGCGCGCCGCGTCCGTATGATCCCGTCCTGCTCAAGGCGCGCATGCGCGAGCCCGAGGTCCGCGTGGAGGTGCACCTCAACAGCGGCGAGGGCGCGTCCGTGGCCTGGGGGTGCGATCTCTCGTACGACTACGTGAAGATCAACGCGGACTACACCTCGCTCATCGTGCCGAGGCCGGACGGCGGCGTGGGCAAGGACGATCGGCTGGCCAACTACAGCCCCGCGTTCAAGACGACGCTGCTCGTCGAGGCGCTCTCGTACATCTCCCGCTTCCGAGGCCGGCGCTGTGTCATCCGCTACGGCGGCGCGGCCATGGTGAAGGAGTCCCTCAAGCAGGCCTTCTGCCGAGACATCGAGCTGCTGCGCTCGGCGGGCCTCCAGCCCATCATCGTCCACGGCGGCGGGCCGGAGCTCACCCGCACGCTGGACAAGCTCGGCCTGCGCCAGGAGGGCGCGCTCATCACCGACGACTCCGGTCTCCGGGTGGTGGAAATGGTCATCTCCGGCTCCGTCAACTCGGAGCTCGTCACCCTCCTCAACAACATGGGAGACCGGGCGGTGGGCCTGTCCGGCAAGGACGGAGCGCTGCTGCGGGCCCGGCGGATTCCGGGCGACGACGGCCGCTCCAGGGAGCACGTCGGCGAGGTGACGCGCGTCAACCACGAGTTCCTGGAGATGCTGCTGGCCCAGGGCTACGTGCCGGTCATCTCCCCCATGGGACTGGGCGAGGACGGACAGACGTACGACCTCGGCTCGGACGCGGTGGCCGCGGAGATCGCCAACGCCCTCAAGGCGCACAAGCTCATCTTCCTGCACGACGCGCCGGGCATCCTCCGGGGCGAGGAGTTCTTCAACGAGCTCACGTCCGCGGAGCTGGAGCGTCACCTCGCGGAGGGCGCGTTCAGCGGCAGCATGCGGACGCGCGCGACGATGGCGCTCAAGGCGCTGGGCGGCGGCGTCGAGCGCGTCCACGTCATCGATGGGCGCGTGCCGCACAGCCTCATCGCCGAGCTCTTCACCGACAAGGGCGTCGGGACGCTCGTCACCCGCTGA
- the argR gene encoding arginine repressor, translating to MSPYRSNGDKAARQEAIRRIIRAHAVSTQEELGQLLAREGFDVTQATLSRDLAQLGAMRVSLPEGGTVYGLEDAPPPTGEDRLRELGEMILSVDDNEMLVVVRTRPGSAPLVASAIDHARLLESMGTIAGDDTIFAAPARGKSARTLSRKLKALFGKEETP from the coding sequence GTGAGTCCGTATCGAAGCAATGGAGACAAGGCGGCGCGCCAGGAGGCCATCCGCCGCATCATCCGCGCGCACGCGGTGTCCACGCAGGAGGAGCTGGGACAGCTCCTGGCCCGCGAGGGCTTCGACGTCACCCAGGCCACGCTCTCGAGGGACCTGGCCCAGCTCGGCGCCATGCGCGTGTCGCTGCCCGAGGGCGGCACCGTGTACGGGCTGGAGGATGCCCCACCCCCCACGGGAGAGGACCGGCTGCGCGAGCTGGGGGAGATGATCCTCTCGGTGGATGACAACGAGATGTTGGTGGTGGTCCGTACCCGCCCGGGCTCCGCGCCCCTGGTGGCATCGGCCATCGATCACGCCCGGCTTCTGGAGAGCATGGGGACCATCGCCGGAGATGACACCATCTTCGCCGCCCCGGCCCGAGGGAAGTCGGCCCGTACGCTGTCCAGGAAGTTGAAAGCCCTCTTCGGAAAGGAAGAAACCCCGTGA
- the argH gene encoding argininosuccinate lyase, giving the protein MTIAKTAASGGPGLHPEVLAFTSSLALDKALLKEDLVGSLAHLTMLSRTRLIPSEDARAIREQLVAIWKGSRAGTLVLADEEDVHMAVEAEITRVLGERAGLLHTARSRNDQVALDLRLHVREKVAEALGELAKLLEGLAARAEAERGTLLPSYTHRQRAQPISLAYLLCGYGAMFTRDVDALGFVLEQVAALPLGVGAIGGTSLPIDREVTRELLRFPRLTMNGLDTVGDRDFAMDFAYAAMRSLLHASRVATDFYDFASPEFGFVKLDGEIACGSSMMPQKRNPDVFELIRGKSGRAVGNLNTLAVLVKGLPGGYSRDLQEDRQVLLETGPLLTSVLSMLHLALGKVHFDRERCFAAVESDYMQATDVAEALAMKGIPFRTAYKATGALVRACQERGLPLAKVTLELAQSVDPRFDAEVLKSADPRRAVERKANAGGTGPASVEKQISELKSHAARARTMADAVPRLAALFDSLQEAAL; this is encoded by the coding sequence GTGACGATTGCCAAGACGGCCGCCTCCGGCGGGCCCGGCCTGCACCCGGAGGTGCTGGCGTTCACGAGCTCGCTGGCGCTCGACAAGGCCCTCTTGAAGGAGGACCTGGTGGGCAGCCTCGCCCACCTCACCATGCTGTCGCGCACCCGCCTCATCCCCTCGGAGGACGCGCGCGCCATCCGCGAGCAGCTCGTGGCCATCTGGAAGGGCTCGCGGGCCGGTACGCTCGTGCTCGCCGACGAGGAGGACGTGCACATGGCCGTGGAGGCGGAGATCACCCGCGTCCTCGGGGAGCGCGCGGGCCTCCTGCACACCGCTCGTTCGCGCAACGACCAGGTCGCGTTGGATCTGCGCCTGCACGTGCGTGAGAAGGTGGCCGAGGCCCTGGGCGAGCTGGCGAAGCTGCTGGAGGGCCTGGCCGCCCGGGCCGAGGCGGAGCGCGGCACCCTGCTGCCCTCGTACACGCACCGTCAGCGGGCGCAGCCCATCTCCCTGGCGTACCTGCTGTGCGGCTACGGGGCCATGTTCACCCGGGACGTGGACGCGCTCGGCTTCGTGCTGGAGCAGGTGGCCGCGCTGCCCCTGGGCGTGGGCGCCATCGGCGGCACGTCGCTGCCCATCGACCGCGAGGTGACGCGCGAGCTGCTGCGCTTCCCGCGCCTGACGATGAACGGGCTGGACACGGTGGGCGATCGCGACTTCGCCATGGACTTCGCCTACGCGGCCATGCGCTCGCTGCTGCACGCCAGCCGGGTGGCCACGGACTTCTACGACTTCGCCTCGCCCGAGTTCGGCTTCGTGAAACTGGACGGGGAGATCGCCTGCGGCTCGAGCATGATGCCGCAGAAGCGCAACCCGGACGTCTTCGAGCTCATCCGCGGCAAGTCCGGACGGGCGGTGGGCAACCTCAACACCCTGGCGGTGCTCGTGAAGGGCCTGCCGGGCGGGTACAGCCGGGATCTGCAGGAGGACCGGCAGGTGCTGCTGGAGACGGGGCCGCTGCTGACGAGCGTGCTGTCCATGCTGCACCTGGCGCTGGGCAAGGTGCACTTCGACCGGGAGCGGTGCTTCGCGGCGGTGGAGTCGGACTACATGCAGGCCACGGACGTGGCCGAGGCACTGGCGATGAAGGGCATCCCCTTCCGCACTGCCTACAAGGCGACAGGAGCGCTGGTGCGGGCATGCCAGGAGCGTGGCCTGCCGCTGGCCAAGGTGACGCTGGAGCTGGCACAGTCAGTGGATCCCCGCTTCGACGCCGAGGTGCTGAAGAGCGCGGATCCGCGACGCGCGGTGGAGCGCAAGGCCAACGCCGGAGGCACCGGACCGGCGTCGGTGGAGAAGCAGATTTCCGAGCTGAAGTCCCACGCGGCCCGGGCCCGGACGATGGCGGATGCCGTCCCCCGGCTCGCGGCCCTCTTCGATTCGTTGCAGGAGGCAGCACTGTGA
- the argF gene encoding ornithine carbamoyltransferase, translated as MKRDFLTLADRTEAEYRALFDRAHALKASRKRKEVVTTLAGRHLVLVFEKSSTRTHLSFEAAMYQLGGTVTTITAGSSQIARGETIEDTARVISGYADCIMFRTFGDERLTAFAKASRVPVINGLSEGGHPVQVLTDLFTVEERLGSVKGKTVAFVGDCASNMGLSFVEATKYFGFSLRLGCPEGYRPAASALADAGARVLVTADATEAVRGADVVVTDVWTSMGQEAESAKRKKDLHDYQLNEALLAKANPGAIVLHCLPAHRGEEITDGVVDGAQSAVWDEAENRMHVQKALLEQLILG; from the coding sequence GTGAAGCGCGATTTCCTCACCCTGGCGGACCGCACCGAGGCCGAGTACCGGGCCCTCTTCGACCGGGCGCACGCGCTCAAGGCGAGCCGCAAGCGCAAGGAAGTGGTGACGACGCTGGCCGGGCGGCACCTGGTGCTGGTGTTCGAGAAGTCCTCGACGCGCACGCACCTGTCGTTCGAGGCGGCCATGTACCAGCTGGGCGGCACGGTGACGACGATCACCGCGGGCAGCAGCCAGATCGCGCGCGGCGAGACGATCGAGGACACGGCGCGGGTCATCTCCGGCTACGCGGACTGCATCATGTTCCGCACCTTCGGAGACGAGCGGCTGACGGCGTTCGCCAAGGCGTCGCGGGTGCCGGTGATCAACGGCCTGTCCGAGGGCGGGCACCCCGTGCAGGTGCTGACGGACCTGTTCACGGTGGAGGAGCGGCTGGGGAGCGTGAAGGGCAAGACGGTCGCCTTCGTGGGCGACTGCGCGAGCAACATGGGCCTGTCCTTCGTGGAGGCCACGAAGTACTTCGGGTTCAGCCTGCGGCTGGGGTGCCCCGAGGGCTACCGGCCGGCCGCGTCGGCACTGGCTGACGCCGGGGCGCGCGTGCTCGTGACGGCGGACGCCACCGAGGCGGTGCGCGGGGCGGACGTGGTGGTGACGGACGTGTGGACGAGCATGGGCCAGGAGGCCGAGTCGGCGAAGCGCAAGAAGGACCTGCACGACTACCAGCTCAACGAGGCGCTGCTGGCCAAGGCGAACCCGGGAGCCATCGTGCTGCACTGCCTGCCGGCGCACCGCGGCGAGGAGATCACCGACGGCGTCGTCGACGGCGCGCAGTCGGCGGTCTGGGACGAGGCGGAGAACCGCATGCACGTCCAGAAGGCCCTGCTGGAGCAGCTCATCCTGGGCTGA